One Natronomonas moolapensis 8.8.11 genomic region harbors:
- a CDS encoding MutS-related protein — MNVEEYWGIGPKTKTVLEESIGTEAAIEAIEAGDVRTLVEAGVDRSRVTRVLRHAQSADGMALLATRDARLVYKDLLDSIAKLAVSEAAADRLRTLTPLADRSAMEARLDAVERGRAGWNALDDDDRTAVLGTFERYDDAAGRIAAVEAAVELAEIDTESAVFDPIAGLDTDALAEAAVALEALGDDRIARGADDELDRLRDARETLDRLSANAEGVLEELRSDGVDDSTAFREGLVEYLRRETTVDPARVRSAMVDEAVDATGFVTETLRALRSDLEAAIGERSAAVRADLEAAVEAAGEDVGRAETAVTTVARELSVGRFAAAYDLRRPRYVDDEGLAVVGARNLGLLDAGVDPQPITYAVGEHGLDAPAGERVTVLTGANSGGKTTLLETLCAVAVLAHMGLPVPADAAEISVLDRLVFHRRHASFNAGVLESTLQSVVPPLVSGDRTLMLVDEFEAITEPGRAADLLGGLVRLSIAEGAIGTFVTHLANDLEPLPESARTDGIVARGLTDDLELEVDYQPRFGEVGRSTPEFIVSRLVANAGDRAEEAGFRTLAAALDTEMVQRTLSDAAWTALDGSE; from the coding sequence ATGAACGTAGAGGAGTACTGGGGGATCGGCCCGAAGACCAAAACGGTCCTCGAGGAGTCGATCGGGACCGAGGCCGCCATAGAGGCGATCGAGGCGGGCGACGTCCGGACGCTCGTCGAGGCGGGCGTCGACCGAAGCCGGGTGACGCGCGTACTCAGACACGCCCAAAGCGCCGACGGGATGGCGCTCTTGGCGACCCGCGACGCCCGGCTAGTTTATAAAGACCTTCTCGATTCGATCGCCAAACTCGCCGTGAGCGAGGCGGCCGCCGACCGGCTCCGGACGCTGACGCCGCTGGCCGACCGGTCGGCTATGGAGGCCCGTCTCGACGCCGTCGAGCGCGGGCGGGCGGGCTGGAACGCCCTCGACGACGACGACAGGACGGCGGTGCTCGGGACGTTCGAGCGCTACGACGACGCTGCCGGCCGGATCGCCGCCGTCGAAGCGGCGGTCGAGTTGGCCGAGATCGACACCGAAAGCGCCGTCTTCGATCCGATCGCCGGCCTCGATACGGACGCGCTGGCCGAGGCGGCGGTGGCGCTCGAAGCTCTCGGCGACGACCGGATCGCCCGGGGGGCCGACGACGAACTCGACCGGCTCCGGGACGCCCGCGAGACCCTCGACCGGCTCTCGGCGAATGCGGAAGGGGTCCTCGAGGAGCTGCGATCGGACGGCGTCGACGACAGCACGGCCTTTCGCGAGGGGCTCGTCGAGTACCTCCGCCGGGAGACGACCGTCGATCCGGCCCGGGTCCGCTCGGCGATGGTCGACGAGGCCGTCGACGCCACCGGGTTCGTCACCGAGACGCTCCGGGCGCTTCGGTCGGATCTGGAGGCCGCCATCGGGGAGCGCTCGGCGGCCGTCCGCGCCGACCTGGAGGCGGCCGTCGAGGCGGCGGGCGAGGACGTCGGGCGCGCCGAAACGGCCGTGACGACGGTCGCGCGCGAACTCTCCGTGGGCCGATTCGCGGCGGCCTACGACCTCCGCCGCCCCCGCTACGTCGACGACGAGGGCCTCGCGGTCGTCGGCGCGCGGAACCTCGGGCTGCTCGACGCCGGCGTCGACCCGCAGCCGATCACGTACGCGGTCGGCGAGCACGGCCTCGACGCCCCGGCCGGCGAACGAGTAACGGTGCTCACGGGGGCCAACAGCGGCGGGAAGACGACGCTTCTGGAGACGCTGTGTGCCGTTGCGGTTCTCGCCCATATGGGCCTGCCCGTCCCGGCCGACGCCGCCGAGATCTCGGTCCTCGATCGGCTCGTCTTCCACCGGCGACACGCGAGTTTCAACGCGGGCGTCCTCGAGTCGACGCTGCAGTCGGTCGTCCCGCCGCTGGTCTCCGGCGACCGGACGCTCATGCTGGTCGACGAGTTCGAGGCCATCACCGAACCGGGGCGGGCGGCGGACTTACTCGGCGGTCTCGTCCGGCTGTCGATCGCCGAGGGCGCCATCGGGACGTTCGTCACCCACCTGGCGAACGACCTCGAACCCCTCCCGGAGTCGGCGCGAACCGACGGTATCGTCGCCCGCGGGCTGACCGACGACCTCGAGTTGGAGGTCGACTACCAACCCCGCTTCGGCGAGGTGGGCCGCTCGACGCCGGAGTTCATCGTCTCGCGGCTGGTCGCGAACGCGGGCGACCGCGCCGAGGAGGCCGGCTTCCGGACGCTCGCGGCGGCGCTGGACACCGAGATGGTCCAACGAACCCTCTCGGACGCGGCCTGGACGGCGCTCGACGGATCGGAGTGA
- the rqcH gene encoding ribosome rescue protein RqcH gives MDRKRAMTSVDLAALVGELREYTGAVVDKAYLYGDDFVRLKMRDYDRGRIELVVETGDPKRAHVAVPDHVADAPGRPPNFAMMLRNRIAGANFEGVEQYGFDRILTFRFEREDATTLVVAELFGDGNVAVMNEDREVIDSLDTVRLTARTVAPGSQYGYPDERFSPLDCDGEAFAARMADSDTDLVRTLATQLNFGGLYAEELCTRAGVEKTMDIEEATEEHYEALYGALERLREPILEGRTDPRLYETDDGDVVDATPLPLREHETEGYDATAFESFNGAIDEYFYRLETESETEEQAGAGTDRPDFESEIEKYERIIEQQEGAIESYDEQADEEQRKAESLYGNYDLIDEICSTVRAAREDGVPWAEIEETFEAGAERGIEAAEAVVSVDGAEGTVTVDLGDGPIELDPTVGVERNADRLYTEAKRVRGKKEGAQAAIEDTREDLAAVERRREAWEAEDADEGEDEDDDAETDYLAVSSVPVRYDEKWHERFRWFRTSDGFLVIGGRNADQNEELVKKYMDPSDRFFHAQAHGAPVTILKATEPDEPARDVDIPETSKREAARFAVSYSSVWKDGKFEGDVYEVDADQVSKTPESGEYVEKGSFVIRGDREYYHDVSVGVSVGIKCEPDTRVVGGPPSAIDSVAATSIRIEPGEYAQNDIAKRLYRTFRERFTDTSFVRKVASPDRIQEFCPPGGSRMVDE, from the coding sequence ATGGACAGAAAGCGGGCGATGACGAGCGTCGACCTCGCCGCGCTCGTCGGCGAGTTGCGGGAGTACACCGGCGCGGTCGTCGACAAGGCCTACCTCTACGGCGACGACTTCGTCCGGTTGAAGATGCGCGATTACGACCGCGGCCGGATCGAACTCGTCGTCGAGACGGGCGATCCCAAGCGGGCCCACGTCGCCGTCCCCGACCACGTCGCCGACGCCCCGGGGCGGCCGCCGAACTTCGCGATGATGCTCAGAAACCGCATCGCGGGCGCGAACTTCGAGGGCGTCGAGCAGTACGGCTTCGACCGCATTCTCACCTTTCGTTTCGAACGCGAGGACGCGACGACGCTCGTCGTCGCGGAACTGTTCGGCGACGGCAACGTCGCCGTGATGAACGAGGACAGAGAGGTCATCGACTCTCTCGACACCGTCCGGTTGACCGCCCGGACGGTCGCGCCGGGATCGCAGTACGGCTACCCCGACGAGCGGTTCAGCCCCCTCGATTGCGACGGCGAGGCCTTCGCAGCGCGGATGGCCGACTCCGATACCGACCTCGTTCGCACGCTCGCGACGCAGCTCAACTTCGGCGGCCTCTACGCCGAGGAGCTGTGTACACGCGCCGGCGTCGAGAAGACGATGGACATCGAGGAAGCGACCGAGGAGCACTACGAGGCGCTCTACGGCGCGCTCGAGCGTCTCCGGGAGCCGATCCTCGAGGGCCGGACCGATCCCCGGCTCTACGAGACCGACGACGGCGACGTCGTCGACGCGACGCCGCTTCCGTTGCGGGAACACGAGACAGAGGGCTACGACGCGACCGCCTTCGAGAGTTTCAACGGCGCGATCGACGAGTACTTCTATCGGCTCGAAACCGAGTCCGAGACCGAAGAACAGGCCGGCGCCGGGACCGACCGCCCCGACTTCGAGTCCGAGATCGAAAAATACGAGCGGATCATCGAACAGCAGGAGGGCGCGATCGAGTCCTACGACGAGCAGGCCGACGAGGAACAGCGGAAGGCCGAATCCCTCTACGGCAACTACGATCTGATCGACGAGATCTGCTCGACGGTTCGGGCGGCCCGCGAGGACGGCGTCCCCTGGGCGGAGATCGAGGAGACGTTCGAGGCCGGTGCCGAGCGGGGCATCGAGGCCGCCGAGGCGGTCGTCTCGGTCGACGGTGCCGAGGGGACGGTGACCGTCGATCTGGGGGACGGCCCGATCGAGTTGGACCCGACCGTCGGCGTCGAGCGCAACGCCGATCGCCTCTACACCGAGGCCAAGCGCGTCCGCGGGAAAAAAGAGGGCGCACAGGCCGCCATCGAGGACACCCGCGAGGACCTCGCCGCAGTCGAGCGCCGCCGCGAGGCGTGGGAGGCCGAGGACGCCGACGAGGGCGAGGACGAAGACGACGACGCCGAGACCGACTACCTCGCCGTGTCGTCGGTCCCCGTCAGGTACGACGAGAAGTGGCACGAGCGCTTTCGGTGGTTCCGGACGAGCGACGGCTTCCTCGTGATCGGGGGGCGAAACGCCGACCAGAACGAGGAGCTGGTCAAAAAGTACATGGACCCCTCGGATCGGTTCTTCCACGCGCAGGCCCACGGCGCGCCGGTGACGATTCTGAAGGCGACAGAACCGGACGAACCGGCCCGCGACGTCGACATCCCGGAGACGAGCAAACGCGAGGCCGCCCGCTTTGCGGTGTCGTACTCCTCCGTCTGGAAGGACGGCAAATTCGAGGGTGACGTCTACGAGGTCGACGCCGATCAGGTGTCGAAGACGCCCGAGAGCGGCGAGTACGTCGAGAAGGGGAGCTTCGTCATTCGCGGTGATCGAGAGTACTACCACGACGTCTCCGTCGGCGTCTCCGTCGGCATCAAGTGCGAACCCGACACCCGCGTCGTCGGGGGGCCGCCGTCGGCCATCGATTCGGTCGCTGCGACGTCGATCCGGATCGAGCCGGGAGAGTACGCCCAAAACGACATCGCAAAGCGGCTCTACCGGACGTTCCGCGAACGCTTTACCGACACGAGCTTCGTCCGCAAGGTCGCAAGCCCCGACCGGATCCAGGAGTTCTGCCCGCCCGGGGGGAGCCGAATGGTCGACGAGTGA
- a CDS encoding DUF4013 domain-containing protein, giving the protein MLREALDYPTRSPEGGRSVIVGGLVLVVITACLGVAALGAPYAYAAALGLLPWLLVRGYYVRVVRTSIGRERPTPPRFGDVRRLFRDGAVAVGISAVYLLPGSVVLAPLVGVRAAGTDVSAVLLERAVPGAAATAATSLTGVAAVVALMYAIGALYVLPVAVARFAHSNRVRAAFEIGPVVSGAISEDYATAWGISIALRLFVLPFTYLLRLLLVGFFLQFHVSTGARYCYGQGAGAALGLDAVPATHERSDPEEWAARPAVSRVPARDGGIGSRRQRPGRGDLTPAVRRVTEGVTDAGAETDGGSGAGRSPGASNVTDGGSGPGGDGASEGDGDAGGDADASESRGFDGGFRPAIGPVERGGDTDGRDGHTPE; this is encoded by the coding sequence ATGCTCAGGGAGGCGCTCGACTACCCGACGCGGTCGCCCGAAGGGGGGCGTTCGGTCATCGTCGGCGGACTGGTCCTCGTCGTCATCACGGCCTGTCTCGGCGTTGCGGCGCTCGGCGCCCCGTACGCGTACGCCGCCGCGTTGGGTCTCCTCCCGTGGCTCCTCGTGCGGGGCTACTACGTCCGCGTCGTCCGCACGTCGATCGGGCGCGAGCGCCCGACTCCGCCGCGGTTCGGCGACGTCCGACGACTGTTCCGCGACGGCGCGGTCGCAGTCGGGATCTCGGCGGTGTATCTGCTGCCCGGGTCGGTCGTGCTCGCCCCGCTGGTCGGCGTTCGAGCGGCCGGGACGGACGTCTCGGCGGTGTTGCTCGAGCGCGCTGTCCCCGGGGCTGCCGCGACCGCGGCCACCTCGCTGACGGGCGTCGCCGCCGTCGTCGCGCTCATGTACGCCATCGGCGCGCTCTACGTCCTCCCGGTGGCGGTCGCCCGGTTCGCCCACTCGAATCGCGTGCGCGCCGCCTTCGAGATCGGACCCGTCGTTTCCGGAGCCATCAGCGAGGATTACGCCACCGCGTGGGGGATCTCGATCGCCTTGCGGCTGTTCGTGCTTCCGTTCACGTACCTGCTTCGGCTCCTCCTCGTCGGGTTCTTCCTCCAGTTTCACGTTTCGACCGGCGCTCGGTACTGTTACGGCCAGGGCGCGGGGGCCGCGCTCGGTCTCGATGCGGTTCCCGCGACCCACGAACGGAGCGACCCCGAGGAGTGGGCTGCCCGACCCGCCGTCTCGCGCGTCCCGGCCCGCGATGGAGGGATCGGGAGTCGACGGCAACGGCCGGGACGCGGCGACCTCACACCGGCGGTGCGGCGGGTGACGGAGGGCGTCACCGACGCTGGTGCCGAGACCGACGGCGGTTCCGGGGCCGGGCGGTCGCCGGGGGCTTCGAATGTGACCGACGGCGGCTCCGGGCCGGGAGGGGACGGCGCTTCCGAGGGCGACGGCGATGCGGGGGGCGACGCGGACGCATCGGAGTCGCGGGGCTTCGACGGCGGGTTCCGACCCGCTATCGGCCCGGTCGAACGAGGCGGCGACACCGACGGCCGGGACGGGCACACGCCGGAGTGA
- a CDS encoding mRNA surveillance protein pelota encodes MRIADREAAEGGRERITVVPESLDDLWHLTYILEPGDAVSGDTTRRIQRDDDMTRDTGGQREPMWLALEVADVEFAKFANRLRVGGEIVECSREDQLDFHHTFNVEEHDEITIEKVWQVDQLERLEEAVETAEQPDVAIATVEEGEAHVHTVAQYGVEERATITGTTGKSEYARGRDELFEELAAILKRLDVEAIILAGPGFTKRDALDHIEEDAPEAAGKIQTVDTASVGDRGVHEVLKRGAVDRIQTETRISKEAEYIDELMERIAEGAKAAYGIDEVAEAAEYGAVETLLVLDERLREERAGEGEWARDVNDVISDVERQGGDVVVFSHEFDPGQQLGNLGGIAALLRYRLN; translated from the coding sequence ATGCGCATCGCCGACCGCGAGGCCGCCGAGGGGGGCCGCGAACGGATCACCGTCGTCCCCGAGAGCCTCGACGACCTGTGGCATCTCACCTACATTCTGGAACCCGGCGACGCCGTCTCGGGCGACACCACGCGCCGAATCCAGCGCGACGACGACATGACCCGCGACACCGGCGGTCAACGCGAGCCGATGTGGCTCGCACTCGAGGTGGCCGATGTCGAGTTCGCGAAGTTCGCCAACCGCCTCCGGGTCGGCGGCGAGATCGTCGAGTGCTCGCGAGAGGACCAACTCGACTTCCACCACACGTTCAACGTCGAGGAGCACGACGAGATCACGATCGAGAAGGTCTGGCAGGTCGACCAACTGGAGCGGCTTGAGGAGGCCGTCGAGACTGCAGAACAGCCCGACGTCGCCATCGCGACCGTCGAGGAGGGCGAGGCCCACGTCCACACCGTCGCCCAGTACGGCGTCGAGGAGCGCGCGACGATCACCGGGACGACGGGGAAAAGCGAGTACGCTCGCGGCCGCGACGAACTGTTCGAGGAGTTGGCCGCGATCCTGAAACGCCTCGACGTCGAGGCGATTATCCTCGCCGGCCCGGGGTTCACCAAGCGAGACGCCCTCGATCACATCGAGGAGGACGCCCCGGAGGCGGCCGGAAAGATACAGACCGTCGACACCGCGAGCGTCGGCGACCGCGGCGTCCACGAGGTGTTGAAACGCGGCGCGGTCGATCGCATCCAGACCGAGACCCGCATCTCGAAGGAGGCCGAATACATCGACGAACTGATGGAACGGATCGCCGAGGGAGCCAAAGCCGCCTACGGAATCGATGAAGTGGCTGAGGCCGCCGAATACGGGGCGGTCGAGACGCTGCTCGTCCTCGACGAACGGCTGCGGGAGGAACGCGCCGGGGAGGGCGAGTGGGCACGCGACGTCAACGACGTCATCTCGGACGTTGAGCGACAGGGCGGCGACGTGGTCGTCTTCTCCCACGAGTTCGACCCCGGCCAGCAACTCGGGAACCTGGGCGGGATCGCGGCGCTGTTGCGCTATCGGCTGAACTGA
- a CDS encoding MBL fold metallo-hydrolase, with protein sequence MRVTFLGTGSAMPTGERFQTGLLLEDPAGGGGPLLVDCGSGVLHGLAETNVGYEGIETVLLTHHHIDHVSDLMALLKARWLAGETDLEVVGPDGTEELLEGLLDVHEYMAGRIDLSIRELGPGSESVAGYDVEAVETVHSMQGLAYRFETDDAIFTFSGDGEATEAVAELAEGSAVLAHDCSFPDGIDVDNHPTPSRLGEALSGHEIGRVYLTHLYPHTDGHHDEMTESVESAFDGDVRVARDGLTVDLRRTG encoded by the coding sequence ATGCGCGTGACTTTTCTCGGCACCGGATCGGCGATGCCGACCGGCGAACGGTTCCAGACCGGCCTGCTGCTCGAGGACCCCGCAGGCGGGGGCGGTCCGCTGCTCGTCGACTGCGGCAGCGGCGTGCTCCACGGCCTCGCGGAGACCAACGTCGGCTACGAGGGAATCGAGACGGTCCTGCTCACCCACCACCACATCGACCACGTCTCGGACCTCATGGCCCTGCTTAAAGCCCGGTGGCTGGCCGGCGAGACCGACCTCGAGGTCGTCGGCCCAGACGGCACCGAGGAGCTCCTCGAGGGACTTCTCGACGTCCACGAGTACATGGCCGGCCGGATTGACCTCTCGATCCGGGAGCTCGGCCCGGGGTCGGAGTCGGTCGCCGGCTACGACGTCGAGGCGGTCGAAACGGTGCACTCGATGCAGGGTCTGGCTTACCGCTTCGAAACCGACGACGCCATCTTTACGTTCTCCGGCGACGGCGAGGCGACCGAGGCCGTCGCCGAACTCGCCGAAGGATCGGCCGTGTTGGCGCACGACTGTTCGTTTCCCGATGGTATTGACGTGGACAACCACCCGACGCCGAGCCGACTCGGCGAGGCGCTATCGGGCCACGAGATCGGCCGGGTCTACCTGACGCACCTGTATCCCCACACCGACGGCCACCACGACGAGATGACCGAGTCCGTCGAGTCGGCGTTCGACGGCGACGTCCGGGTGGCGAGAGACGGCCTGACGGTGGATCTGCGACGAACCGGGTAG
- a CDS encoding ATP-dependent helicase, translating into MGETSSPSETSPEARVREQLADVGVEYDPASVDIDDAEAFARLSPDVRAWWIEQFGEFVPENGGLFTPPQKEAIPLIDEGTNTLVCAPTGSGKTLSSFSAIIDDLFRRAETAEDGLDNSVYCLYVSPLKSLANDIHRNLTEPLEAIGDRLESRGESVEIRHAIRHGDTSDAERQRMLEETPHILNTTPETLAILLNSPKFKRKLETVEYVVVDEIHSLADGKRGTHLSVSLERLERMCETSPTRIGCSATVEPLETIGEFLVGGRPPAGGADDADGDGWHPREYEIVDARFVREFDVELSCPTDDLIDTPRAVITDRLYKRLDELVAEHTNTLVFTNTRSGAERVLHNLRERGGYDESNSGCHHGSLSKDRRAEIESGLKQGALDVVTTSTSLELGIDMPHVDLVVQVGSPKSVASLLQRVGRAGHRLDKTVKGRVIALDRDELIECAVMLRKAEAGFVDRVFVPERAQDVAAQQVYGMAINGPRREAEIRGILESAYPYRNYTDGEYESLFRYLTADYDGMEEKNVYAKVWRDENDPPGGEHHYEAFDPGTPLVGKRGRLARVIYMTNIGTIPDSFSCDVYTRSGDEWVGQLDEAYLDTLEGGDVFVLGGSNYEYRYRRGSKVYVDPTNARPTVPSWFSERLPLSYDLGREVLRFQREVLERMASAGPPGVRRWLREFPLDENTVRALTRMFDTQLQYAGAESVSTDHRLAIEVELDREAYRRNYYVHSNYGRRFNDGLSRLLAYRCAQRATANVTVAVADHGFTLSMPLNRKIDIESVLRDIDPDGGRGDLRASLSGTDLLKRYFRINATRSLMILKRYKGHEKSASQQQVSSEMLLGFAEDKERFAVMEETYREILEDKLDVDAVETFLSGVDSGDIDVSVTRVDSPSPRAFGLATLMASDVVLAEDESAVLQEFHDRVLAEIEGDDSSLSEPSAGDGTADAG; encoded by the coding sequence ATGGGAGAGACGTCGTCCCCGTCGGAGACCTCTCCGGAGGCCCGGGTCCGCGAGCAACTGGCAGACGTCGGGGTCGAGTACGATCCGGCGTCGGTCGACATAGACGACGCGGAAGCGTTCGCCCGTCTCTCCCCCGACGTGCGGGCGTGGTGGATCGAGCAGTTCGGCGAGTTCGTCCCGGAGAACGGCGGCCTCTTCACCCCGCCACAGAAGGAGGCGATCCCGCTGATCGACGAGGGGACGAACACGTTGGTGTGTGCGCCGACGGGATCGGGCAAGACGCTCTCCTCGTTCAGTGCCATCATCGACGATCTGTTTCGGCGCGCCGAGACCGCCGAGGACGGACTCGACAACAGCGTCTACTGTCTGTACGTCTCGCCGCTGAAGTCGCTCGCGAACGACATCCACCGGAATCTGACCGAACCGCTCGAGGCGATCGGCGACCGCCTCGAATCGCGCGGGGAGTCCGTCGAGATACGCCACGCGATCAGACACGGCGACACGAGCGATGCCGAACGACAGCGGATGCTCGAGGAGACGCCGCATATCCTCAACACGACGCCGGAGACGCTCGCCATCCTGCTCAACAGTCCGAAGTTCAAACGGAAGCTCGAGACCGTCGAGTACGTCGTCGTCGACGAGATCCACTCGCTCGCGGACGGCAAACGGGGGACACACCTGTCGGTCTCGCTCGAACGGCTCGAACGGATGTGTGAGACCTCGCCAACCCGGATCGGCTGCTCGGCGACGGTCGAACCGCTGGAGACGATCGGCGAGTTCCTCGTCGGCGGGCGGCCGCCGGCCGGCGGTGCCGACGACGCCGACGGCGACGGTTGGCACCCCCGAGAGTACGAAATCGTCGACGCGCGGTTCGTCCGGGAGTTCGACGTCGAACTCTCCTGTCCGACCGACGACCTGATCGACACGCCGCGGGCGGTCATCACGGATCGGTTGTACAAGCGACTCGACGAACTGGTCGCCGAACACACCAACACGCTCGTCTTCACGAACACGCGGTCGGGGGCCGAACGGGTGTTGCACAACCTCCGGGAGCGCGGCGGTTACGACGAGTCGAACTCCGGGTGTCACCACGGCTCGCTGTCGAAGGATCGGCGCGCGGAGATCGAGTCGGGACTGAAACAGGGGGCGTTGGACGTCGTCACCACGTCGACCTCGTTGGAGCTGGGGATCGACATGCCGCACGTCGATCTCGTCGTACAGGTCGGCTCGCCGAAGAGCGTCGCCTCGTTGCTGCAACGCGTGGGCCGGGCCGGCCACCGACTCGACAAGACGGTCAAGGGCCGAGTGATCGCCCTCGACCGCGACGAGTTGATCGAGTGTGCGGTGATGCTACGGAAGGCCGAGGCGGGGTTCGTCGATCGGGTGTTCGTCCCCGAGCGCGCCCAAGACGTGGCGGCCCAGCAGGTGTACGGGATGGCGATCAACGGACCGCGCCGCGAGGCCGAGATCCGCGGGATTCTCGAGAGCGCCTACCCCTATCGGAACTACACGGATGGGGAGTACGAGTCGCTGTTTCGGTATCTGACTGCCGACTACGACGGTATGGAAGAAAAGAACGTCTACGCGAAAGTCTGGCGCGACGAGAACGACCCGCCGGGCGGCGAGCACCACTACGAGGCGTTCGATCCGGGGACACCACTCGTCGGCAAGCGCGGCCGGCTCGCGCGGGTCATTTATATGACAAATATCGGGACGATCCCGGACTCGTTCAGTTGCGACGTCTACACCCGCTCTGGTGACGAATGGGTCGGCCAACTCGACGAGGCGTACCTCGACACGCTCGAAGGAGGCGACGTCTTCGTCCTCGGTGGCTCGAACTACGAGTACCGCTACCGGCGGGGCTCGAAGGTGTATGTCGACCCGACGAACGCCCGTCCGACCGTCCCGTCGTGGTTTTCCGAGCGGTTGCCCCTGAGCTACGACCTCGGCCGGGAGGTCCTCCGGTTTCAGCGCGAGGTGCTCGAGCGGATGGCGTCAGCGGGACCGCCGGGCGTCCGCCGGTGGCTCAGAGAGTTCCCACTCGACGAAAACACCGTCCGCGCCCTGACGCGGATGTTCGACACGCAACTGCAGTACGCTGGCGCCGAAAGCGTCTCGACGGACCATCGGCTCGCGATCGAGGTCGAACTCGACCGCGAGGCGTACCGCCGCAACTACTACGTCCACTCGAACTACGGCCGACGGTTCAACGACGGTCTCTCGCGGCTCCTCGCCTACCGGTGTGCCCAGCGGGCGACCGCGAACGTTACCGTCGCCGTCGCCGACCACGGCTTCACGCTCTCGATGCCGCTGAACCGGAAGATCGATATCGAGTCCGTGCTCCGTGATATCGACCCCGACGGGGGCCGGGGCGACCTCCGGGCGTCGCTGTCGGGGACTGACCTTCTCAAGCGCTACTTCCGGATCAACGCGACGCGGTCGCTCATGATCCTCAAACGGTACAAGGGCCACGAGAAGTCCGCGAGCCAACAGCAAGTTTCCAGCGAGATGCTACTCGGGTTCGCCGAGGACAAGGAGCGATTCGCGGTGATGGAGGAGACCTACCGAGAGATCCTGGAGGACAAACTCGACGTTGACGCGGTTGAGACGTTCCTTTCGGGCGTCGACTCGGGCGACATCGACGTGTCCGTGACGCGCGTCGACTCGCCGTCGCCGCGGGCGTTCGGTCTCGCGACGCTGATGGCGAGCGACGTCGTCCTCGCCGAGGACGAGTCGGCCGTCCTCCAGGAGTTCCACGACCGGGTACTCGCCGAAATTGAGGGCGATGACAGTAGTCTGTCCGAACCGAGTGCCGGCGACGGTACGGCCGACGCCGGTTGA
- a CDS encoding DUF6517 family protein gives MDYRTLGAVAFCVVLAGCSGLPFGEDALSFESGETVVENSSLAEEGYERHYEGTRTVNETVRVGAGDGNETRVVVRNHMAQYGPESDRPAGVGTVQLGVITTPAVRIAGRSLNPLLTGDHERVFRYLPETDSQGFEQYGNYTIEPFDEPVNVTVMATEAEAGETPDAFVHLMRAPHPDTGDTVVAYGLYPAEADAANSIARLFLSLEYTPPSEVADGDSTGDGNSAENGDGDSDAGGTPGGGSTGNGTSGSEPDGNGGSDGGFGPELPFSVQS, from the coding sequence ATGGACTATCGGACACTCGGGGCGGTGGCGTTTTGTGTGGTTCTCGCGGGCTGTTCGGGGCTACCGTTCGGCGAGGACGCTCTCAGCTTCGAGTCGGGTGAGACCGTCGTCGAGAACAGCTCTCTCGCCGAGGAGGGGTACGAGCGCCACTACGAGGGGACACGGACCGTCAACGAGACGGTGCGTGTCGGCGCGGGCGACGGGAACGAGACGCGGGTCGTCGTCCGGAACCACATGGCGCAGTACGGGCCGGAATCCGACCGCCCGGCGGGTGTCGGGACGGTACAACTCGGAGTCATAACGACGCCGGCGGTGCGGATCGCCGGTCGGAGTCTGAACCCGTTGTTGACCGGCGATCACGAGCGGGTGTTTCGGTACCTCCCCGAGACCGACTCACAGGGGTTCGAGCAGTACGGCAACTACACCATCGAGCCGTTCGACGAACCGGTGAACGTCACCGTCATGGCGACCGAAGCCGAGGCCGGCGAGACACCCGACGCGTTCGTCCACCTCATGCGAGCGCCACACCCGGACACCGGCGATACGGTCGTCGCGTACGGGCTGTATCCGGCCGAGGCAGATGCGGCAAACTCGATCGCGCGGTTGTTCTTGTCGCTCGAGTACACCCCGCCGTCAGAGGTCGCGGACGGCGACTCAACCGGGGACGGTAACTCGGCTGAGAACGGGGACGGCGACTCCGACGCGGGCGGAACGCCGGGGGGCGGTTCGACCGGAAACGGAACCTCAGGGAGCGAGCCAGACGGGAACGGTGGCTCCGACGGAGGGTTCGGCCCGGAGCTGCCGTTTTCGGTGCAAAGCTAG